Proteins encoded together in one Methanobacterium bryantii window:
- a CDS encoding class I SAM-dependent methyltransferase, with protein sequence MSNWADTVDESKKRWEKNADFWDNKMGEYSNQFHREIIRPETERLLSISPEDKVLDIACGNGNFSKRLVELGAKVTAFDYSSKMIENAQKRCFDYLNKIDFLVIDATNYEELMKLKNFGEFDKAVSNMAIMDIADVVPLLDMVYELLKINGIFVFSIMHPCFQSPSMRTVVETEDAGNEICVRKGVHLFEYINPRVHEGIGIVNQPVPQLYYHRPLSQLFKTCFKAGFVINGFAEPVFQCKDNSHKFDWYEIPPVIIVRLLKCK encoded by the coding sequence ATGAGCAACTGGGCAGATACTGTTGATGAAAGCAAAAAGAGATGGGAGAAAAACGCAGATTTTTGGGATAATAAGATGGGAGAGTACAGTAATCAGTTTCATAGAGAAATTATAAGGCCAGAAACAGAAAGACTTCTTTCTATTAGTCCTGAAGATAAAGTTCTGGATATAGCCTGTGGTAATGGAAATTTTTCAAAAAGGTTAGTTGAACTTGGAGCTAAAGTGACTGCATTTGATTATAGCAGTAAAATGATTGAAAATGCACAAAAACGCTGTTTTGATTATCTAAATAAGATAGATTTTTTAGTTATTGACGCAACAAACTATGAAGAACTAATGAAATTGAAAAATTTTGGCGAATTTGATAAAGCAGTGTCCAATATGGCAATTATGGATATTGCTGACGTCGTTCCACTTCTGGATATGGTATATGAATTACTTAAAATAAATGGAATATTTGTATTTTCAATAATGCATCCTTGTTTTCAATCTCCTTCTATGAGAACGGTTGTGGAAACAGAGGACGCGGGTAATGAAATTTGTGTAAGAAAGGGTGTTCATTTATTTGAATATATTAATCCTCGCGTTCATGAAGGAATAGGAATTGTAAACCAGCCTGTACCTCAATTATATTATCACAGACCATTATCACAGTTGTTCAAAACGTGTTTTAAAGCAGGATTTGTTATTAATGGATTCGCTGAACCTGTCTTTCAATGTAAGGATAATTCACATAAATTTGATTGGTATGAAATACCTCCTGTGATAATTGTCCGATTACTGAAGTGTAAATAA